Genomic segment of Melospiza melodia melodia isolate bMelMel2 chromosome 13, bMelMel2.pri, whole genome shotgun sequence:
GAGGGCTCAGCACTCAAATAGAGAAGAAGATCTTCTGTCTCAACAGAAGAAGGTCCTTCCTCTCTTGGGAGCCAGCGAGCTCAGAgtggccatccctgtgctgctTCTGGCCTTTGCTCTGCAGCACCTCTGAGCTCAGAGTCCTTGGAGCAGGGAAGCCCTCCAGGGACGATAACCCATGGAAGAGCAGTAACCCATGGAAGGCTTACTCACTTTTTCCTCCGTATGTGCTTGCTTCCCAGTATCATTTTATCCATTTCTGCTTTCTTCTTCTCAAGGAGGGCATAATACTCATCCTCATTTATTTGCAAGATACGTTCTGTGTTCGTCTGCAGAGCTTTTTCCCGCTGCATTTCTTTAGCACAAACCAGAGGAGAAACCATGAGTGACTGCAAGCAGAGCTGGGTGCTCTGGGTCAGCTGCAAGGATTCACAGCTTTTCCTGATGCAGCCTATCATCCCGGGAGATATTGAGGAGCTCATATCCCTGCTCCACAGTTCAGAAAATCCCCCAAACTATGGCTGAGCAGTAAAGTCCCCATGCCCTCAGATCCCAGGAAAGGAGACTCAGTGAAAACAAGATGAGATTGTTCTTTTGCTGATAGGAAGGTGCAAATATAAAAGAGCCAGTGATATTAGACCTGGTCCTATTGGCTGAGGAACTCATCCAGCCCTAGTCTTTGTGGCTAAGGGACACAAGGAAATATCCTGATTATTTCCCCAGTCTATGGCAGGCAGATAGGAGCTTGCTTTGGCTGCACTCAGAATTGGAAGAGGATGCCACAGCCCTTCAGCCAAGAGTTCCTCCACCAAGCTGGGGAACAGGCAGCTGCTAAAAGCACGGGCTTTCCCTGGAGAGCAAGGTGACAGAGAGTTCAGGGTGTATGGGCTGGAGTCCCTGCTGTGaccacaggcaaaacagacaCCACCAAACCCTCACTGTTTTTCTGACCTGCTGCTGCCTTGCCCATGGCCTTGGCCTCAGCCTCAGCCCTGGCCTTGGGCTCTGCCTCTTGAGCCTTTGgcctcctctgtgctccatgaTTCTGCAGCACCTCTCGGAACAGTGTCGCAGCTACAGCACGTGGAGGCAGAAAAAATCTCTTTTGGTACTCAGACCGCAGGATCTGTGTGTGGAGGGAAGAGAAGGCATACACAAGATTCCTTTTCTTGCCTTTCATCACACAGACTCAACAAACCCATTTTCtgtctcctcccttcctcccaaCAACACAAACTATTTAGTTTAAGTCCTCCCACAGCATGTCAGCAGAGCTGGCTTTGCCCTGGGGATTGCCTCCATCTCCCTGGCACAAGCCTGGGAATGCTGGAGTGCTGTGAAGCTTGGGCAGCGTGTACATGGGGACCAGACTTCTCACCTTCTCCTTCTCAAGGAGATGCTCATGAAAATCCATTAAGTAAGACTCAGTGGGGAAGTTGGATGGGTTCTTCACCACCACTGTGGCCTCCACCCCATCGCTGTCCACCGGCATCCCTCCCATCTTTAGTGCTGGGGGCCTGAACTCCAACCGTGGCTCCAGACCTTGTCCTGAGAGGTGCAGCTTTAAGCGATTGCTGCTCCCACAAATGATAAGCTCCAGCTCATTCTTGTAAGACCTCTGAAAAGAGGAAAGCGCAGAAAACTCATCCATGAAGTCTCAGATGACAGGACCCCAAATACAGCAATGCTTggtgttatcagtccctccaagGTGAATGGAAACCAGATATTTACTTATGCTAGGGACTAGAGCATCTGTAGTAGTCTGGGTCTGAGTAACTGGGATGAATGCTGGTGTGCACTGTAACTGGGTATCAGATGGCTGTACAATGGCCTGTCAGACATTTTCACCTAGTCATGCAGGAGTGAAGTGCTCATGGGAAAGGCCCTCAGGGTTTCAGTGTCCagacacagccctggcactgctgcatcAGGCAAACACCAGCTCCAGGAGAGAGGCAAATGAGCTCTTGCTGGCCAGAAATAAGGGTCATCTTCTCTGCTTAGTGTTTGGCTCTGGTCCAAGCCAGACACAAGATGGTTACATTTCTTGAGCAATTAAAAGATCCCTGGGAGTGTGTGTGGGCACACAAGCACTTGTGTCCATGCTGGTACACACTGCCACTTTCCAAAACCCAGCAGCCACAGGCAAACCACTTTTGGGAATGCTTTGTCCTTTGAGCTGAATCCCCAGCTGCACAGGAATGTGCAGGCAGGCCAGAGCCCCAGGGACTGCTGGCAGCATCCCACTACAGGTGACTGTCCTGCCGTGCCCAGGAAGGTGGGTGGTGGCTGTTTGGTCTGTCAGTCCTGCAGCAGGATGGGCCATTCCAGGATTATCCTCTGTGAGTGGGCAGCTGCTCTGCACTGAGTGTCACAGCTGCAAATACAGCCGGGcaaggggcaggctgaggggagTTGGGCACATCCCCCCCATGTGCCAAGAGGCAGCCTCAGAGCCCTGGTGCTCTCTGTGCAAGCTCCCTGTGGGCATTTCAAAGCACATCTCACGGGAGTGCTCTGTGGGGTGAACTGAGCCACGCTGAGTACGGGGTTTGCAGAAGGCTCCCTGTGAAGGCAGAGCTCCTACCACACTCTCTGCACCAGGCCCTCATTTCCAGATAGCCCTGACAGGCCTCCTGGGCTGACACCTGCCAATCTCACCTCCTCCTCAGGTGTAAACTCGATTTGCAGATCCTGCCACCTTCCTGCACAAACGATTCCTTTGGAGGGCGTCACATGAAAGGGACAGGGCTCATCCACCAGTGCCTGCAGCTTCTGACGTATGGATGGTGTCATGAATTTGAGGTGACTATTCTGGGCACAGAAACCAATACTGTGAGGTCTCCTCATGTTCTGAGACACAGACATGGTGCTGAGAGCACCCACAGCCAAACCAAGTGTGGCCCCAAAGCCCAGAGCTGGAGGGAAGCCCTGTAGACAGGGCAGGCAGATAGGGAACTACTgtcctcagaggaggaggaggaatgggtGAAGATGGCAGCAAAGCAAAGCATCAGCTAATGGAACAGGTTGAGGCAAACCAGCCTTGATCTAGACCCTCAGAAGTTTCCTCAAACACACTGTAGACCCAAGTGCTCAAGCAGCCACAGAGCAGAAAGGGCAAGAGTCACAAAGAAAACCCAACCAAGTTCTGTGTTCAATGTCGCCTGTGCTTTACCCTCAGAGCAGGCTCCTTGGAAGCAATGAACCATTTGCAGGATTCTGGGAACCGGTTGTAGAGTTGGATGGTCTCAACCTGGCAGTCCCCAACAAGGATGTCAGAGAACTGCAGTCTGTTCTTGGAGAGGGTGAGTGACAGTTCAGACACAGTGGCACAGATGCGGATGCTGTACATAGGGCCTTTTGTCACCTGGAgaaggacagagaattcagcagaGCGTGCAGGTGACatctgctgctgtgcccagcctgctGCCTGCCCCAAGAGCTGTGGTACCTCTATGGGCAGCACCACTTCCACGTCACCATACGGCTTGTGGGCACTTTCAAAGCGCACGTCGAAGTCCACGCTGTTGTTGGGGGGCAGGCAAATCATCTGGTCCAGGCCCACGCTGAAACCTTGAACagatgaacacaaagcagctgaGATACACACAAAACACAAAATGTGTACAAGCATTTAGGCCTTACAGGTGTCCTGGCTGAGAGGTGTGGCAAaagccccaggctgtgctgtgacctGGACAAAATCTTAAGAGTGCACCTGAACACCCTTCAGACACAGTGAGCCACTGTGTGATGGAAGGGCAGCCTTGCCTCAAGGCCTCTTTTGGAAACCTCTTTTGATGCACCAGAGGATCTCACAGGCTGCTTCCTCAGTAAAGGCTGAATACAGGTGCTGTGAACCTGTGTGATCTCCAAACAAAGCACTTCCAAAATACAGCAGACCACGCTGGTTGGCAAAACAAGCCCACAGAGTGTCCAAAGAAACTTGCTGCTTGTGGGAGCCAAGGGTGGAAGATGCTGAGAGGTGACCAGGGTGATGGTCACCATTGGCCCCTGCACTGAAGCGTTAGGGCAGTCACAGGCAGGCCAGGTCCCTGGGCATGGCTGGCCAGGAGAGTTCTGTCtctacagctcccagcaggggCACTGAGAAGAAAAAGCTCAGAAACCTCCCCAGGTTCAGGGGCTTAAGCTAATCTGTCTGACACCTCCTTCAAGGGCACAGGAAGGGTCTCCAGCACTGCTTACCTGTGTCCTGCAGGACAGATACATCGACCTGGAAGGACACATGGATCTGCCCAGGGTTGGTGATCTTCAGAGAGTGTGACTCAGTGTAACCCTTAAGGACAGGGCCCATGTCCAGGACATACTGGGGCAGCTCAACTCTGCAAGGAATAAGGACAGTCCTTAAACCACAGCCTGGCTACACATCCAAGTGGATGGAGGATACAAATAAAGTGGttatttctctattcactgctgtaAAAACTCAGCTCAAGCCCATGAAACCCATGGCCTGACCACCTGGCAATGACTTTGGGAAGTCAGGAGAAGTGCAGGTCCTAGGTTTGATCAGCTACTAATGGTACCTGAAAATAAAATTAGTTTAAAATGGACACTGGCCACAGCTCATCTGCCATGAAAAGCCAGTCTAGGTGAGTCCACTGGGCCTCCACTGCTCTCAGTGGAACTGCCTAGCCTGGTGTACAACACGAGCCTGAAATTGCTTTGGAGTCTAGGAATAAGGTTTGCCTGCACAGGAAATCTTCATTGCTCTGCAACCAGACCACatgagctgctctgcagagcatcTCCTTCCTGAATTGAAGCCTCCCATGCTTGTGCTGCATCATGATGGTGCAAAGGGACAGGCCAAGTCACCTAGATAAGCCCTGCCACCCCACCAGGATCCAAACCATCTGATGTTGGGTTTTAAAGGGTTTGCTGGCACGTGCAGTTCCCTTCTCCTTTTGTTCAGTGTCACAGCTGCACAGCTGTTAGTTGGAAGCAAGACCTCAGCTGGGAGTTGTCTCTTTCAGAGCTAGGCAGCAGGGACAGAATCTATGCTGTCTGGAAGGGCTAGAAGGTCTGCACTGGGTCCCCCAGCTCTAGGGACAGAACCCCACACCTGTGGGGAGCTGAGCAGTGCAAAGCTCAGCGTGGTGCTGGGGAAGGGAGGACACTCCGCTGCTCACATGCAGCGTGTCACAGCCACCAGGACCAGAGCCCATCTGGAgtccaggctgttcccagctctgcagacacaggGAGCTCTCAGGAGAAGGGGACATGGCTGGGTGTTCCCACCCAGGGGCacctggagatggggatgggagtCCCTACTCACTTGACAAGACTCTGGCACAGCTCCTTGTCAGGGAACCTGTTCTTCAGGGGATAGGATGAGAGCTTTTGCTGCAGCTCCAAAGCAGCCTTCTCTATCAGCATCCTCATCATCTCTATCTGCAGCTGAGTGTCTGACTGAAGAAAGGGAAGACAGTGGCTGGTTAGCaaaggtccctcccaaagcccagCTTGCACCTGAGAAAGGATCCCAGCCCACTCTTGTTGGGAGGGGGTGTGGGGTCCTCCTGtctggctgctcagtgcctgtgacACCTCCTGCTCTCTTAGCCAGGACCTCATCTCCAGGGAAGTAACTCCAGCATCTTTGCCTGCCCAGACACTGTTAGCAAAGCTGATCTGGCCAGGCAGACAGACAAGCCAGGAACCTTCCAGAGCTCCAGACACTTGCCTGCCCCCAGCCTGTACCAAGGCAGCTTGGACAGAAGCTGTCTTGAAAGGGAACTGGCACCAAGCTGGTGCCTCGTGGAGATGAgcacctccagcacagccccagggcacaaTCAGGCAGCTGCTGTTAAAGTCTGTAAATCTGGCAGGGCTAGGGTTGGGAACAATGAACTCCCCAGCAATGACCTGCATCTCCTTCAAAGCACCATCAACTCCATCCCTGGAGCATGGCCTTCAGCATCTCTCCCTGGGCCAGCCAggaagctgctgcagccccagaagAGACCATGACCAGCGTGGCAGCCCTAGGGGCAATGCTGAGGTGACACAAGGCTGTCAGTGGGCAGGGAGGTCCCAGGTGTCATCAGGGCACCAGGAAGCTGCTGTGGGCTGCAAGGGGCTCAGGTGACATGGAGAGGGTGGCCTGTGCCAAACGGGGCTGCAGCTGTTCTTACTACAGTGCCAGAGGCAAGCACGCTGGGCTGCAGGTCCTGAGTCTTTGGGTTCTGAGTCTTCAAGGTCTGACTGTTAGTGGTCTGAGTTTTCAGGGTCTGAGACTCCAAGGTCTTGGTCTTCAGGCTCTGAGTCTTCTTCAGAACAACTGATTTATTCCTCTGATTGTCTTGTTGCAGGGGTTTTATGAGCTGTTTCAGTATCTTCTCatatttttcatttcctgaagGAAGAAAGCATCCACAAAGAGAAGGGTGAGCAAAGTGCCAGTCCCATTTAAGCTGGGAAGTCCCCGCCTCCCAACACTGGTTTCTTCCAGAAAGAAATCCCTCAAGACATCCATGGAAagtggatgctgctgctcctccctgaaTCTCATcccctgcaatgtcacacagaTCCAACCCTGCCAGAAGCCCTGCCAGCCTCTCTTACAGCTTTCCCAAGCCTTTCTCTCTAGCCATTGTCCTTCAGGACCCTGCCAGATGAGCTGGCAGGCTCTGCAGGTTGGTTCCTGGGACAAAGCCCACATGGGATCCTCTGCTCAGGACTCAGGATTCAACCAGGGGGCTTGACTTGATCTGGGAGTCCTGCAACCCTCCAGGCTCGGTGGCGTTGGCATGAGCTGCCCTATGGGCACACGGTAGGGAACAAAACCAGAGGGGCCCTTCCTGGGGGCAGACAGCAGTGCCCACCTCTGATGTTCCAGGGCAGGTCCAGACTGATCATGGGAAAGGATGCTTCTCCTTTCAGACAAATATTTTCTGGTTCCAGGTCACCCACTTTAAGCTGGTAAGTCCTGCTGAAGGCTCCTGGTAATCCTGGCATGTAAGAGAATTTCAGCAGTCGCTTCTTGCCAGGTGCAAGGGAACCCTGCAGAGATGGGAGAAGAGAGAGGGAATGCATCAGAGTGTTTGATGGGGGGATGTCTCAGGGGACAGGTTCTCATCTAGAAGAAACCATCAGACCACATCACCTTCATGATAAATATATTACAGTATTGGCTTTCACAATTGTTAGAGTAAATACTTTATGTTTTATAATGTTGACTTTTGTAAAAGAAGTTTTGCTAAAGTTTAGAGTTCTTTTAATGAGAATGTTGTGTTGTGTTAGCAATGTTGGTGAAGAGTTGTTGCAGTATTAACATTTAACCAATGAAGGAATGGAAACCTGTTGAATGTGTTGAAAAGTTACAAATGACCAGGACTAGGACAACTGCACATACTCCAAAAAGGCGGGACAGAGGAGGAACTATGTTAAAATGTTTGAGAATGTATAACCATTTGTAAATATGCATTAGGCTGATGCAATACCCAGAGTATACAAGGGCTGTTTCTGTGTTGACTGGTGTGTGCCTCTGGTTGTGGCTAAGTACCCAAGTCAAGCACCCAGCGCTGTTACTTGTACTTTATTGACTTGGTCCCCTGTTGTCTCTTAttaaatttttctttaaattttaacTGAGGAGCAGGCTTTGTTACTCACACCTTCTACCTTCCTTGTGTCCAAAAGTTTGAGCCTCTGATCCTGGGGTGCAGTGTGTTCTCCCCGGGGCTCagactgcagccccagcactgcctgatgtgagcacagctctgctgctgatgggGTTTGCCCTCTGCCAGCAAGAGCCCGCCTCATCAAAAAAAGGCTCTTGTGCTGCCACTGTGGAAGGGAaatccctgcactgagcagggccagcagctcctcTCATCCCTTGTAGGAGACAGGCATGAAGAAATGGGAAAGCCAATCGGCTTCCTCTTCCCACTGCAAGGAGGGAAAATAGCAGGAGTGCTGCTTCGGCTCAAAGACATCTAGACAGGACTGAGAAGCTTGGACAGTGGTGGGATGCTGCAGATTTTTATCCCTGCTCTTCAAGCCCCACTGCTCCCTGGCCCCCTCACTGCCCCACAAAGGCGCTGCACAGCAACAAAGGTGGAAGAGGCAGGGAGCAGCAAGCCTACTAAGGGATATGTGATCACACAGCCTGGGTAAGGTGACCCTCAGAAACGCTCCAGTGCCAGTACAGCCTGAGATCTCAGCCATGGGGGTTCCCAGAGTGACTGTGAGCAACCAATTCAAATTTTAGTTATGCCTCAACATATGTTATAAATCCACTTTCTGACATGGGGTGAAAAGTTACTAGAGGGGCTGTAGACGTGCTGGGAGCCTTAACACATCCCATATGTAAAGGAGGTTGTTAGGAGGAAATGCAGACAGGCTCTGTGTCTGGGAGGCTGCAAGAGATTTCCCCCTTGGAGAAAGACAGACAGACCCCGAAGCCCAGGAAAATTTTGCCCGTCTGAGCAAAAAAGTCCTagacgggctgagttatgggagAAATCTCAGCATATAATAGCAGTTAACACTGACAGTTTTTCCCTGCCGCTTTAGTTATTTTGTTGGGCTGGGAGCACCCGGAGGGTCCGGCTCCCTACAAAGCCACTTCTTCCCTGTCTGTCTACGCTGCTGTTGCCGCTTCCCCGCTCGCCACGGCAACCCAGTGCTCCTCTGCTTCCCCGAGGGAGCAGCCGCCGTGTCCCGACCGGGACAAACCGCGGCTgctgagcccggcccggccgcagCCCGCgggacagccagccctgctgccggcCATGgagccgggcccggtgccggccgaTGGAGCCGGGCCCCGCTGCCGGCTCATGgagccgggcccggtgccggcccatggagccgggcccggtgccggccgaTGGAGCCGGGCCCCGCTGCCGGCTCATGgagccgggcccggtgccggccgaTGGAGCCGGGCCCCGCTGCCGCCCGATCCAGCCCCTCACGCCGCGGCGGGCACGCACGCTGGTACGGTTGGCAGCACTTGCTCCATCTGCTGAGCAGGACCCGACACAGCGCCTCAGGGCTCTAGCGGTGAcgctctgtccctgtcctctgtTGCTCTCTCcatttctcattttctctcttttctgtccCCTCTCTGGTCGGGACCATGACCTTTCTTTATCAACAAACAGTTTTCAGATACAACACTTGCTGCGTTTGTGCCTTATTTTCATCTGAGGAATCTATCAAAAAGAATTCTCCTCTGCTCCCCTTacagcaggacaggacagtgaCCCACACACCTGTGCCTCCCGCCGGGGtcgcctctgccagcagagccACCCACCAGCCAAGGCCGTGGGGGAGTCTGTCAGGAGAGCACTTGTTTGACCTTCTCTGGCCCCAGCAGAAATTGCTTACAGCCCTGTCTCTCTCATGGCTGGGTTTGGGCTTTTCCCCTCTGACTTTGTTCCCCCTTCCCCACCTCCcgcctttcttttttcctttcacacTCTCTTGGGCCACCTGACACAGGGCTGGGCTCAGTCACTTGTGCTACTTACAGTGGTGGGGTTGACCAGAAACACACCAGGCAGATGCTGGTCTTCAGGGCTAGGGTTTAGCACCCAGTTGAATTCAATCTTGCCAGTGTTCAACAGGGTGACATTGCTGCGACGAATTTCATTAAACAGCTGGAAAGAAGGCACAGGAGAGGGAAGTTACAGACCCAGGCCTGCTGCTGAGAATCTCCTTTCTCCCTCCTGGGTTTGAAAGCAGACACATCATGGGAGCAGGGACCAGGGAGGAGATAGGGGCACTTGGGAACCGGGGAACCCCCAGGCACAGGGCACCTGCACAGCACCAGGGAGCTctggcagcacacagagctgtggTAACAACCACGTGAGGGCCAGCAATAAATGAACCAGGGGCCACAGGCCCTCCTCTGCCCTCTGAGTGGTCACCAATAGCCAGGAGAAACAGAGACAGCACTGAGGCATTCCAGAAGAAAAGGCACCTGCATGCAAGTATTGGCAAGCAACATGGATGCAACAAGGGAGCCACCCAGGGCAACacagacagagccagcagctgggaatATCTGTGGGCTTTTGACTGGAAGAGAGTGAAGTGGGGATTATTCTGGGACAGTCTCTCCAACTGTAGTGACTGGAAGCCCAACTTCTTTCCTTGATCATTGTGTGGATTAAGCAAGAGCTTTAGACAAGAGCATCTCCTTGGAGGTCAGGCTTTAGGAGTGGACCAGCAGAGGGATGTCTCAGGGACACACCCCTCAGAGCATCCCCACTGggcccctgcctgccccaggagGCAGTGTTAGGTACCCTGAAAAAGAGGCATTCCCAGCATTGTGGAGAGGGTTGGAGATGGCCATTTTAAAGCAGCTTGGATGCCAGATGTGTCCCTCAAAGGTTGGACTTCCAAGCCCCAGAGCCAACAAaggggctgggaagggcagggagccCTGGAGCGAGGTGGGCAGGAACCTGCTGGCCGTGGTGCCAAGgcaaggagctgtgccagggatgtGTGTGGTACCTGTAAGCCACGGTTGATCTCCTGGGGCCTCACGAGGTAGCTGAGATATGGGATCTCCCCAGTCACCAGCACCTTGTAGGTGGGGCCTCCCTCCACGTGGCACAGCGCCGTGACATCAGAGATGGTGTTGAGGTGGCCACAGAAGGTGAAGGAGACCTGCTGGctctctcctggctgcagcacacCTGACACTGGCAGGATACTGAAAGCCTGGGTGGAAGACAGGAGAAATTGAGCTGTTGAGCATGGCAATGGATGCAGAAGAGCATCTTGGAGCAAAGTGCAGCTGTACCTGGAGGGGCCTATTCCCCAAACACTGCCAGAATCACCCTCATCTCATCCTGCATCCATGCCACTGACCAGCGGAGGGACCATGGGGAAAatcttctcccatactcacaGATCAATGCATTAATTAGTACATTACAGGAAAGTGAACTGGGATGTCTCCTGGCACTAGAAATTCTCTCTGATGCACAACTTGCCTTTAAGAAGCATTTCTTACTGCTTTTAGAAAAGGAGGAGACTCAGAGTGAGAGCTCTTGGAGCTAAGCAAAGGACTCCAGCCCAGCTCATCTGACTCCTGCGGCTCTTCCCCTCTCTCTGATTTAAATGCTGCTTTCTCAACGTGCTACAGCAAAAGCTCCTGCAAAGATTTCCTATGGACCACCTGAGGAGTTCCAGGGAGAGCAGTGCCCTCCATAGGTGCTGCAAAGTGTCCTTGGGCAGCCCTACAAGGtgtcctgcacagcctctccaactaccagctgctccagcagcactttGTGATgggcctgcagggatgggaggcccctctgtggccaatgctgagggcccccagtggcactgggagctgcagccctgcttgcCACACTGACAGTGTGCAAGTGAGACAGATTCCCTCTTACCTCCTCCGCTTCGAGGGAAGTCTGCGGTGTGTCCACGGAGCAACTGACTCCCTCAAACCCCACTTGGAGGCGAGGGTATTCAGGAATTTGTTCTGCTTGCACCTGAAAAACAAGCCATTTTCTATGCTGGGAGGAGGAGATAGCCACTTTGCAAAGTCTCCCTTTGTAAGACAGCTTCAGGGCCAGCAGTGCAATAGCAGCTCTGGGTGAAAGCAGAGCCCTGCAAACAGGAGTCTGGCTGCCTTGGGAAGAGGCTCCATGGAGATCAGGAtcatcccagctggctctgggaAGGAAGCTGGAGGCCTTACCATGATGATGCAGATAAAAGCCTCATCTTACATTGTGAAGGCAAAAAATCGCACACTCAACACAGGTCTGTAGGATCTGAGTGagcttctccaaggaaaactctTCTATTTCTTCCTCCCACAGAGCCCATGTCCAGCCACTGGTCCTGCTGCCCAGCCCACTGTCAGGGCACAGGACAGCAGGGCAGCAAAAAGGGAGGTCAGCACGAGCGTGACTTGGTGGTGGCAGGCTGGGGAGGCAACACAAGCAGTAGATGTACAAGAAAATCTACCTTGTCTCTTAAAGACTGGTTAAAATCCTGAATTGTGCTCAGCATTCTGTCTGTCTCCACACATCTCATCTTGAAGTGTCTCCATCGAGTTATCGGGTGAACCAAATAGGTTGCCTTCCCCTTTGGTGGTTGGGGTTTGAATTTAGGTGGGTAAAGCTCATCTCtggaaaataatataaatatgaaCAGGGATctgcaggggagggaggaacaGCTGCACAAGCAGCTCACGGTCAGGATGCAGCCCCTGGGTGGCTGCTGGAATGTTGAACTGAGAAATGGTTTGATCCAGCCCTTCCcaatccaggctggagcaggtctgttctaaaggcagcccagggatgacactgaggtgctgcagcagctgcaaatgCTTCCATTGAGGAACTGCAGAAGACAGGGATTAACATCTTTTGGGGATGCAAAAAGCACAGTGGGAGTggaaaagacagagaaggcaAGCAAAAAGGTGAGATCTGAGGCACTGAGGGGCAGAGCCAGCCACTGACgagccagcacagcccccccAGTGCCCAATGCCAGAaactctgcagctccaccagggaTTTATCAGGAATGCTTCCCTGACACTGGTGGGGGGTTGGTTGACATTTTCCAACCCTCCCAGGTGACTCAGGTCATATTCCCCACTTTTAATTGAAGCAGGTGCTCAGGGTAACTCTGCTTGTGTTTCTATGCCACGTGAGGGACACAGTCAAACCGTGCCTGCCTGTCACCCTGCTGAGCTGCAAGTGCTCCCCACAGTCAAACACCACCTGGATGCTCCATTCCCAGACAAGGGCCTGTAATGACCTGCTCCCCAAAGAATCACTGTCTTCAGCTTTGTAGCTTGTTACCTAAGGCTGGGTTTCATTTCTGGCTCTCTCATCATAACCCCCAAGAGATCCTAATCATGTACTCCACTGTCTTTAGTTTTAATGAATGGTTTGAGGCAACTTCCCAGGACCATGGCGCCCAGACAATGACATTTTTCACTCTAAAATAGAAACTCTCTGGAAGACAGGGATAGGAAATGATGTGATGAACAAGCCCTGCTGTCAAGCAATTCAGAACACATAAGGGACATGTTGCAGGGTGGAAAAGTCAAAATGAGTAATAAGTGTCACAAAAAATGGAAGTGAAGACTCCAAGGTGTCCACTGAAAGCCGACCCCTGGGAAAGAAATCATCCTGGCACTAAAGGAGTTGTCTCAgcaaagaaggaaagggaaggtaACAAGATGCTCAGCATCAGCCCTGCTGCTAAGTGGCTCTTTCTCTGGTCTTGGGACCTTCTGGGCATCCTCCAGCACAATGCAAGGGAGGAAGGCAaggagcagagagcagctcctgcagagaggACCCATCCCAAAGCACAGGGGCCAgaaaggcctccagcagcactgTGGAAGCTGGGACTAGGAGCCCTTCATCAAGGTGGACATGGCCTCAGGCCACAGAGGTCTGAGAAAGCAGCTTTCACCCCAGCTTTCCTTCCCAGGGGAAACCACTCTGGGGGCTATGCAGCATCAAACTGGTGGAAAACTATTCCCTGAGCATCCAGCCTGAGCACAGCTGCTCAGTGTCATTTGTCAGACCCCAGGCAAACAGCTTTGTTCTTTGCCAAGTACAAACAGGACACCAGCAAGAAGAGCTTCAAGGACAGGGCAAAGGTGCACATACCTAAACCTGGTCACCTCGCTGTCAGACTGGAATGACCAGTGGTACTGGACGGGCAGTGGGCTGCAGTTGGTTATCTCCAGGAAACGCACTTCTTCAG
This window contains:
- the LOC134424505 gene encoding hydrocephalus-inducing protein-like; translation: MRNGESNRGQGQSVTARALRRCVGSCSADGASAANRTSVRARRGVRGWIGRQRGPAPSAGTGPGSMSRQRGPAPSAGTGPGSMGRHRARLHEPAAGPGSIGRHRARLHGRQQGWLSRGLRPGRAQQPRFVPGSLAPGKKRLLKFSYMPGLPGAFSRTYQLKVGDLEPENICLKGEASFPMISLDLPWNIRGNEKYEKILKQLIKPLQQDNQRNKSVVLKKTQSLKTKTLESQTLKTQTTNSQTLKTQNPKTQDLQPSVLASGTVSDTQLQIEMMRMLIEKAALELQQKLSSYPLKNRFPDKELCQSLVKVELPQYVLDMGPVLKGYTESHSLKITNPGQIHVSFQVDVSVLQDTGFSVGLDQMICLPPNNSVDFDVRFESAHKPYGDVEVVLPIEVTKGPMYSIRICATVSELSLTLSKNRLQFSDILVGDCQVETIQLYNRFPESCKWFIASKEPALRVKHRRH